From the Acidiferrobacteraceae bacterium genome, one window contains:
- a CDS encoding DUF494 domain-containing protein, translating to MKENMFDVLMYLFENYMEEGSEFNPDQETIEVELAQAGFPRGDINKAFDWLEDLTNLRNNAAELPHASSGRSIRHYSDDEMARLDAEARGFMLFMEQSGVLDGVSRELVIDRAMALGNDELDIDQLKWVILMVLFNQPGQEYAHALLEDVVFDEMEGHLN from the coding sequence ATGAAAGAGAACATGTTCGACGTCCTGATGTATCTCTTCGAGAACTACATGGAAGAGGGTTCCGAATTCAATCCCGATCAGGAAACCATCGAAGTCGAACTCGCCCAGGCAGGATTTCCCCGCGGTGATATCAACAAGGCCTTCGACTGGCTCGAAGACCTGACCAACCTGCGCAACAACGCCGCCGAACTTCCCCACGCGTCCAGCGGTCGTTCGATCCGCCACTACAGCGACGACGAGATGGCCCGTCTCGATGCCGAGGCCCGCGGCTTTATGTTGTTCATGGAACAAAGTGGCGTGCTTGACGGCGTCAGCCGGGAACTGGTCATCGATCGCGCCATGGCGCTGGGAAACGACGAGCTCGATATAGACCAGCTGAAGTGGGTGATCCTTATGGTGCTGTTCAATCAGCCCGGCCAGGAATACGCACATGCCCTACTGGAAGACGTGGTCTTCGATGAGATGGAAGGGCATCTGAACTAG
- the dprA gene encoding DNA-processing protein DprA: MTIDESRLVLARLSRLPGLHAEALLALVDQFGSLEQAVGASASQLARVLGTHPDLPTAIANAQDFESDRDWLGQPDNHLISVLDEIYPGLLREIPDPPAFLYVRGDPALLSFPQLAVVGSRNPTPVGRETALAFARSLAGAGLTITSGLALGIDGAAHEGALDAGGQTVAVAGTGLDRVYPPAHHSLAHRIAEHGALVSEFPLGTPPKRENFPRRNRIIAGLSLGTLVVEAAVRSGSLITARLAGEQGREVFAIPGSIHSPLSRGCHALIRQGAKLVETADDILAELGPMVGGLRAAVSAQVDKPVDTTEDERRFLDQLGADPVDVDTVVERTGLTPEAISSMLLDMELRGLVESCADGRYQRTKW, from the coding sequence ATGACCATCGACGAAAGCCGACTTGTTCTCGCGCGACTCAGTCGCCTTCCGGGCCTCCATGCGGAGGCGCTTCTCGCCCTGGTGGATCAATTCGGATCGCTGGAGCAGGCGGTTGGCGCGTCCGCAAGCCAATTGGCGCGCGTGCTTGGCACACACCCGGATCTGCCCACGGCCATCGCCAACGCACAGGACTTCGAATCCGATCGTGATTGGCTCGGGCAGCCGGACAATCATCTGATCAGTGTGCTCGATGAAATCTATCCCGGCCTGTTGCGGGAGATTCCCGACCCGCCGGCCTTCCTCTATGTGCGTGGCGACCCGGCGCTGTTGAGCTTCCCCCAGCTGGCCGTGGTGGGCAGTCGTAACCCGACGCCCGTGGGAAGGGAGACGGCATTGGCCTTTGCCCGCAGCCTGGCCGGCGCCGGACTGACCATCACCAGTGGCCTGGCCCTGGGGATCGACGGCGCCGCCCACGAAGGCGCCCTTGACGCCGGTGGACAGACCGTCGCCGTGGCGGGCACCGGGCTCGACCGGGTTTATCCACCGGCGCACCATTCCCTGGCCCATCGCATCGCCGAACATGGCGCGCTGGTGTCGGAGTTCCCACTCGGGACACCTCCGAAACGGGAAAACTTCCCGCGACGAAACCGCATCATCGCCGGCCTCAGCCTTGGCACCCTGGTGGTGGAGGCGGCGGTGCGCAGCGGGTCCCTGATTACCGCGCGGCTTGCAGGGGAACAGGGGCGTGAGGTGTTTGCCATTCCCGGTTCCATTCATTCGCCCCTGTCACGCGGCTGTCACGCGCTGATTCGCCAGGGGGCCAAGCTGGTGGAAACCGCGGACGATATTCTGGCGGAACTTGGCCCGATGGTGGGTGGTCTGCGCGCCGCTGTATCGGCCCAGGTCGACAAGCCCGTCGACACGACCGAGGACGAGCGCCGCTTTCTCGACCAGCTGGGGGCGGATCCTGTGGATGTCGATACAGTCGTGGAACGTACCGGATTGACGCCCGAGGCCATTTCCTCCATGCTGTTGGACATGGAGCTTCGGGGGCTCGTGGAAAGTTGTGCGGATGGTCGCTACCAGCGCACGAAGTGGTAA
- a CDS encoding LysM peptidoglycan-binding domain-containing protein — protein sequence MSRTLNRFAALLVSALLVMATPVLADVVKMKDGHPDRYVVQKGDTLWDIATRFLDSPWNWPKIWRINQQIKNPHLIYPGDVIVFKMVNGEPVLTVERTEKLSPTAPAETTMGIPPDQRTVKLEPQVREESLEKAIPTIPPGDIEPFLDAPLVVTHDELEDAGYITVGMEGRIVLAAGSEFYARAIPPGVEDFKIVRRGAALVNPETGRLLGYEAVDLGDARVITSGDPTKLLMVKARQEIQPTDRLVPAPKAHALPFYQPHAPKKEVRGWILLGENAVSEIGPHQVVALSLGRRDGIDEGTVLRVKRHIGDALDPVTRTRYALPDDDAGLVMVFRTFDRVSYALVMSATRSIHVNDAVVTP from the coding sequence ATGTCCCGCACGCTGAACCGTTTCGCGGCGCTGCTCGTGTCTGCGCTGCTCGTGATGGCCACCCCGGTCCTGGCCGATGTGGTCAAGATGAAAGATGGCCACCCGGATCGCTACGTGGTGCAAAAGGGCGATACGCTCTGGGATATCGCCACGCGTTTCCTGGACAGTCCCTGGAACTGGCCCAAGATCTGGCGCATCAACCAGCAAATCAAGAATCCCCATCTGATCTACCCCGGCGACGTGATCGTGTTCAAGATGGTCAACGGCGAGCCGGTGCTCACCGTGGAACGGACGGAAAAACTGTCGCCGACCGCTCCCGCCGAAACCACGATGGGCATTCCCCCGGATCAGCGCACCGTCAAGCTTGAGCCTCAGGTCCGGGAGGAGTCCCTGGAGAAGGCGATTCCGACCATTCCGCCGGGCGACATCGAGCCTTTCCTGGATGCCCCGCTGGTAGTCACCCACGATGAGCTGGAAGACGCCGGCTACATCACCGTTGGCATGGAGGGGCGCATTGTCCTCGCTGCCGGAAGCGAGTTCTATGCCCGCGCCATTCCGCCGGGCGTCGAGGATTTCAAGATCGTGCGGCGCGGCGCCGCCCTGGTCAATCCGGAAACCGGGAGGCTGCTCGGCTACGAGGCCGTGGACCTGGGCGATGCCAGGGTGATTACTTCGGGCGATCCGACCAAGCTGCTGATGGTCAAGGCGCGTCAGGAAATTCAGCCCACGGATCGACTGGTTCCGGCGCCCAAGGCCCATGCCCTGCCGTTCTATCAGCCCCATGCGCCGAAGAAGGAAGTCCGCGGCTGGATCCTGCTCGGCGAGAATGCCGTTTCGGAAATCGGGCCCCACCAGGTCGTCGCCCTCAGTCTGGGCCGGCGTGACGGCATCGATGAGGGCACGGTGCTGCGTGTGAAGCGTCACATTGGAGATGCCCTGGATCCGGTCACCCGCACGCGTTATGCGCTTCCCGATGACGATGCCGGGCTGGTCATGGTGTTCCGCACCTTCGATCGTGTCAGCTATGCCCTGGTCATGTCCGCAACCCGATCCATTCACGTGAACGATGCGGTGGTTACACCCTGA
- the def gene encoding peptide deformylase, with product MSLRAILHYPDPRLRTVAQEVETVDEEIRTLVDDMAETMYEAPGIGLAATQIDVHKRVIVIDISQERDDLRVFINPKIVVRDGEIVHEEGCLSVPGIYEPVRRAERITVQALDRDGRSFELEAEDLLAVCIQHEIDHLDGKVFVDYLSPLKQQRIGKKLQKRERMTL from the coding sequence ATGTCATTGCGAGCCATACTGCACTACCCGGACCCCCGCCTGCGCACCGTGGCGCAGGAAGTGGAAACCGTCGACGAGGAGATTCGCACCCTCGTGGATGACATGGCGGAGACCATGTACGAGGCGCCGGGGATCGGACTGGCGGCGACCCAGATCGACGTACACAAGCGCGTCATCGTCATCGATATCTCCCAGGAGCGAGACGATCTGCGCGTATTCATCAACCCGAAGATCGTCGTCCGCGACGGGGAGATCGTGCACGAGGAAGGCTGTCTTTCGGTTCCGGGGATCTACGAGCCGGTGCGGCGGGCCGAGCGGATCACGGTGCAGGCCCTGGACCGCGACGGCCGGTCCTTTGAACTCGAGGCCGAGGACCTTCTTGCGGTCTGCATCCAGCATGAAATCGACCACCTCGACGGCAAGGTCTTCGTCGACTATCTCTCGCCCCTGAAGCAACAGCGCATCGGCAAAAAGCTGCAGAAACGCGAGCGGATGACCCTCTAG
- the fmt gene encoding methionyl-tRNA formyltransferase encodes MKLVFAGTPDFAVPSLDALVQGGHEILAVYTQPDRPAGRGRQAQASPVKQYALAHELPIHQPESLVGEAETLRALAPDAMIVVAYGQILSAAILEIPRHGCLNVHASLLPRWRGAAPIQRAIEAGDAQTGVTIMQMDVGLDTGPILLQRATPINKDDTGGSLHDRLAQLGAGALAEALDALAAGSLEPRVQDEQSANYASKLKKQEGALDWTQSAELLARRVRAFNPWPVAYCQWNGKRLRVLEAHAEAGAQSLQAGSVVEAGNTGIHVATGNGMLVLTRLQAEGGTVQDAAAFLNGHALSPGETLG; translated from the coding sequence ATGAAACTAGTCTTCGCCGGCACCCCCGACTTCGCTGTGCCCAGCCTCGATGCACTGGTGCAGGGCGGACACGAGATTCTCGCCGTTTATACCCAGCCGGACCGACCCGCCGGCCGGGGCCGCCAGGCCCAGGCCAGCCCGGTCAAGCAATATGCCCTGGCCCATGAGCTGCCCATACACCAGCCCGAATCCCTGGTCGGCGAGGCGGAAACCCTGCGCGCCCTCGCCCCCGACGCCATGATCGTGGTCGCCTATGGCCAGATTCTGTCGGCCGCGATTCTGGAAATTCCCCGCCATGGCTGCCTGAATGTGCACGCCTCCCTGTTGCCCCGATGGCGCGGTGCGGCGCCCATCCAACGGGCCATCGAGGCCGGCGACGCACAAACGGGAGTCACCATTATGCAAATGGACGTGGGACTGGATACCGGCCCCATCCTGCTGCAGCGCGCCACACCTATTAATAAGGATGACACCGGAGGCAGCTTGCACGACCGCCTGGCGCAACTGGGCGCCGGGGCCCTGGCCGAGGCCCTGGATGCCCTCGCCGCCGGCAGCCTCGAGCCGCGGGTGCAGGACGAACAGTCCGCCAACTACGCATCGAAACTGAAAAAGCAGGAGGGCGCGCTGGACTGGACACAGTCCGCGGAACTGCTGGCCCGGCGGGTACGCGCCTTCAACCCCTGGCCGGTGGCCTACTGCCAGTGGAACGGAAAGCGACTTCGCGTCCTGGAGGCGCATGCAGAGGCCGGCGCCCAGAGCCTGCAAGCGGGTTCGGTGGTGGAAGCCGGGAACACAGGAATTCACGTGGCCACGGGTAACGGCATGCTGGTCCTGACCCGGCTGCAGGCGGAAGGCGGGACCGTGCAGGACGCAGCCGCGTTTCTCAACGGGCACGCACTTTCCCCCGGCGAAACACTTGGCTAG
- the rsmB gene encoding 16S rRNA (cytosine(967)-C(5))-methyltransferase RsmB, producing MSGKRAEPPRLQAARALFRIVDEQRSIDSVMATIAEGRDRALVQELVYGGARWYHQLDAIAELLLQKPFKARDRELHMLLILGLYQLRHLDTRAHAAVHETVEAVAAAGKPWARGVLNACLRRAQREADDLDARVDRDPVLRFSHPRWLIQQLQEAYPNQWEAILDANNQRPPLHLRVNRRRISRTDYLARLAEADMTAAALPASDVGIALAQAVPVTALPGFSDGLVSVQDGAAQYSAELLDLAPGQRVLDACAAPGGKATHILEREPGIASLWMVEQSPERATMIDENLLRLGLEGKVCTADAAAPGTWWDRQPFQRILLDAPCSATGVIRRHPDIKLHRTPEQVRHVVELQARLLDALWPLLDRGGKLLYVTCSVLPGENALQIGDFLARAADAVPVALELAGAPRGEDGVQLLPGQQDGDGFYYACLAKK from the coding sequence GTGAGCGGCAAGCGAGCGGAACCGCCACGCCTGCAAGCGGCACGGGCCCTGTTCCGGATCGTCGACGAACAACGCTCCATCGACTCGGTCATGGCCACGATTGCCGAGGGCCGGGACCGCGCCCTGGTTCAGGAGCTGGTCTATGGCGGTGCCCGCTGGTACCACCAGCTGGACGCCATCGCTGAACTGCTGTTGCAGAAACCGTTCAAGGCCAGGGACCGCGAGCTGCACATGCTGCTGATCCTCGGTTTGTACCAGTTGCGGCACCTGGACACCCGTGCCCATGCCGCGGTTCATGAAACCGTGGAGGCGGTTGCGGCGGCGGGCAAGCCCTGGGCGCGGGGCGTTCTCAATGCCTGCCTGCGCCGCGCGCAGCGGGAAGCGGACGATCTCGATGCCCGGGTCGATCGCGACCCGGTACTGCGATTCAGCCACCCCCGCTGGCTGATCCAGCAGCTGCAAGAAGCCTATCCGAATCAATGGGAAGCGATCCTCGATGCCAATAACCAGCGCCCGCCACTGCACCTGCGGGTCAACCGGCGACGGATCTCGCGCACCGACTACCTGGCGCGCCTTGCCGAAGCCGACATGACGGCCGCGGCGTTGCCGGCGAGCGACGTGGGCATCGCCCTGGCGCAGGCGGTACCGGTCACCGCCCTGCCCGGTTTTTCCGATGGTCTGGTCTCGGTGCAGGACGGCGCAGCCCAGTACAGTGCTGAACTCCTTGATCTCGCGCCGGGACAAAGGGTGCTGGATGCCTGCGCCGCGCCCGGAGGCAAGGCAACCCACATCCTCGAACGCGAACCCGGCATCGCATCATTGTGGATGGTTGAGCAATCTCCGGAACGCGCCACCATGATCGATGAGAACCTTCTGCGCCTGGGCCTCGAGGGCAAGGTCTGCACTGCCGATGCCGCCGCCCCCGGGACCTGGTGGGACCGGCAGCCCTTCCAACGTATCCTGCTGGATGCGCCCTGTTCCGCCACCGGTGTGATCCGGCGACACCCGGACATCAAACTGCATCGCACGCCGGAGCAAGTCCGCCATGTGGTGGAACTCCAGGCCCGGCTGCTGGATGCCTTGTGGCCCTTGCTGGACCGCGGCGGTAAGCTGTTATACGTCACCTGTTCGGTGCTGCCCGGGGAAAACGCCTTGCAGATCGGGGACTTTCTCGCGCGCGCCGCGGACGCCGTCCCGGTGGCGCTGGAACTCGCCGGCGCCCCCCGGGGCGAAGACGGCGTACAACTGCTACCGGGACAACAGGATGGCGACGGTTTCTACTATGCGTGTCTTGCAAAAAAATAG
- a CDS encoding DUF4390 domain-containing protein — MRVLQKNSVALAAGFLLVLTSASAMASFEVSKIEASAGEGKLTVSGEIDLSLNNKVEEAVSKGIPLDVEIELRLYRERPIIWSRRVASWTLRRQIRYHALSGQYLVLYRDRHPRELESFTSLQEALHQMGTLNSIDLKIGEPIQSSGRYKLESRVTLDIESLPPPLRPVAYTSLAWHLNSGWSTWTVQH, encoded by the coding sequence ATGCGTGTCTTGCAAAAAAATAGTGTTGCCCTGGCCGCCGGGTTCCTGCTCGTGCTGACCAGCGCGAGCGCCATGGCTTCGTTTGAGGTCAGCAAGATCGAGGCGAGCGCAGGGGAAGGAAAACTGACGGTGTCGGGGGAAATTGATCTCAGCCTCAACAACAAGGTGGAGGAGGCGGTCTCGAAGGGAATCCCGCTGGACGTGGAAATCGAGCTGCGGCTGTACCGGGAGCGGCCAATCATCTGGTCGCGCCGGGTTGCATCCTGGACCCTGCGCCGGCAGATACGTTACCACGCGCTTTCCGGACAGTATCTGGTGCTGTATCGCGACCGGCACCCCAGGGAACTCGAAAGCTTCACCTCCCTGCAGGAGGCGCTGCACCAAATGGGAACCCTGAACAGCATTGATCTCAAGATCGGTGAACCCATTCAGTCCTCCGGTCGCTACAAACTGGAGTCGCGCGTGACCCTGGACATCGAATCCCTGCCTCCGCCGCTTCGGCCGGTGGCCTATACCTCGTTAGCCTGGCACCTGAACAGCGGGTGGTCGACATGGACCGTGCAACACTAG
- a CDS encoding ATP-binding protein, which translates to MDRATLARNIRRVPPLALLSVLLLLALVLMNAATQNSEVFGKLYSLLLLINLIGIVVLLGLIAFNLYRLVVQYRSRVIGSRLTLRLFGMTVLLSIIPVIIVFFFSLQAINRGIDSWFDVKVEKALDDALLLGRTALDAIKQDLVNKAHDMATQLSGTSGKLVVPTLNYLREQYNVSELALFTTEGRVIGFSAQEGPESDTLVPDAPSEAVRAQIRRGLNYANLDPVEDGELRLRVVVPVYPRDVGAPQNVLQILQPLPNRYANLGESVQSAFAEYEKLVYLRGPLKFGFTLTLSLVALVTVLMSLWASILASRRVAAPLRDLAEGTAAVAAGNYRTRLPVPGNDEVGVLVKSFNEMTTRIHEAQTEIKRGQREAEIQRTYLETVLTHLSSGVLSFDARTNLRTYNAAANHILGLELEDGIGNHPDWMRESDARLGPLVDILNENMKDGPRDWQAEVLLQRGSERTVLMVRGSRLPGLRGRLGGHVIVFDNMTTLIQAQRDAAWAEVARRLAHEIKNPLTPIQLSAERIRQKCMDQLPQKEKETLDRSTRTIVDQVDSLKRMVNDFSSYARPVPMQSSLVDINDLVRDVADMYRGKSERPDLELELADALPSLRADPGRLRQVLHNLLLNAGDALATRKDARVIIGTRVIGESPNRQLELEVQDNGPGFPEGLLDHLFEPYVTSKEKGTGLGLAIVKKIVEEHNGSLVAANNETGACVTLHLPLDEAVGESNTGTRKRQA; encoded by the coding sequence ATGGACCGTGCAACACTAGCCCGAAATATCCGGCGCGTTCCTCCCCTGGCCCTGCTGTCGGTACTGTTGCTGCTGGCGCTGGTGCTGATGAATGCAGCGACCCAGAATTCGGAAGTCTTCGGAAAGCTCTATTCCCTGCTCCTGCTGATCAACCTCATCGGGATCGTCGTCCTCCTGGGATTGATCGCGTTCAACCTGTACCGCCTCGTGGTGCAGTACCGGTCGCGCGTCATAGGTTCGCGCCTGACCCTGCGACTTTTCGGGATGACGGTTCTGCTTTCCATCATTCCCGTGATCATCGTCTTCTTCTTTTCCCTGCAGGCGATCAACCGCGGGATCGACAGCTGGTTCGACGTAAAGGTGGAGAAGGCGCTGGACGATGCCCTTCTCCTCGGGCGCACCGCCCTCGATGCCATCAAGCAGGACCTGGTCAACAAGGCGCACGATATGGCGACCCAGTTGTCCGGAACCTCGGGCAAACTGGTGGTGCCCACACTCAACTACTTGCGCGAACAGTACAACGTATCCGAGCTTGCGCTGTTCACCACGGAAGGCCGGGTCATCGGGTTCAGCGCACAGGAAGGACCGGAATCCGACACCCTGGTGCCGGATGCCCCCAGCGAGGCGGTACGCGCGCAGATTCGCCGGGGCCTGAATTATGCCAACCTGGATCCGGTGGAAGACGGCGAACTGCGTCTTCGCGTGGTGGTACCGGTGTACCCGCGCGATGTGGGCGCACCGCAGAATGTCCTTCAGATCCTGCAGCCCTTGCCCAATCGTTATGCCAATCTTGGGGAAAGCGTTCAGTCGGCCTTCGCCGAATATGAAAAGCTGGTCTATCTTCGTGGCCCCTTGAAGTTCGGGTTCACGCTGACCTTGTCCCTAGTGGCCCTGGTGACCGTGCTGATGTCGCTGTGGGCATCCATACTGGCTTCGCGGCGCGTCGCCGCACCGCTGCGCGATCTGGCGGAGGGTACCGCCGCGGTCGCGGCCGGCAACTACCGCACCCGCCTGCCGGTTCCGGGGAACGATGAGGTTGGCGTGCTGGTCAAATCGTTCAACGAGATGACCACCCGAATCCACGAGGCCCAGACGGAAATCAAGCGTGGGCAACGCGAGGCGGAGATACAGCGCACGTATCTCGAAACCGTGCTCACCCATCTTTCATCGGGTGTGCTTTCCTTCGACGCCCGCACCAACCTGCGGACCTACAACGCAGCGGCAAATCACATCCTTGGCCTGGAACTGGAGGACGGCATCGGAAACCACCCCGACTGGATGCGGGAGTCGGATGCCCGGCTCGGGCCGTTGGTCGATATTCTCAACGAGAACATGAAAGACGGCCCGCGTGACTGGCAGGCGGAGGTTCTGTTGCAGCGCGGATCGGAGCGCACAGTGCTGATGGTGCGCGGCAGCCGCCTGCCCGGTCTGCGCGGACGCCTGGGTGGCCACGTAATCGTGTTCGACAACATGACCACCCTGATCCAGGCACAACGCGATGCGGCCTGGGCGGAAGTGGCGCGCCGCCTTGCCCATGAGATCAAGAATCCACTTACACCGATCCAGCTATCCGCGGAGCGGATCCGGCAAAAATGCATGGACCAGTTGCCGCAGAAGGAAAAGGAAACCCTGGACCGGTCCACCCGCACGATTGTAGACCAGGTTGATTCGCTCAAACGCATGGTCAACGACTTCTCCAGCTATGCCAGACCGGTGCCCATGCAATCCTCGCTCGTGGACATCAACGATCTGGTACGGGATGTTGCCGACATGTACCGTGGCAAAAGCGAGCGCCCCGACCTCGAACTGGAGCTGGCCGATGCACTGCCGTCGCTGCGGGCCGATCCGGGACGCCTGCGCCAGGTGCTGCACAATCTTCTGCTCAATGCCGGCGATGCCCTTGCCACGCGCAAGGATGCCAGGGTCATCATCGGTACGCGTGTGATTGGCGAGTCGCCCAATCGCCAGCTCGAGCTCGAGGTACAGGACAACGGACCGGGTTTCCCTGAGGGATTGCTGGACCATTTGTTCGAACCCTATGTCACAAGCAAGGAAAAAGGCACGGGGCTTGGTCTGGCGATCGTGAAGAAGATCGTCGAGGAACACAACGGCAGCCTGGTTGCCGCCAACAACGAAACAGGGGCCTGCGTGACGCTGCATCTGCCGCTGGATGAAGCGGTGGGTGAATCGAACACCGGCACCAGGAAGCGACAGGCATGA